A single region of the Pseudalkalibacillus berkeleyi genome encodes:
- a CDS encoding NADH-quinone oxidoreductase subunit J, whose protein sequence is MNGELILFFVLALVAIGSGVLMLNLTKVVHMVIALVFTFLSIAGLYIMLSAEFLAFVQILIYSGAITIIMLFGIMLTRHDDRAEKKVSLPKSIIVLSGIAVFFVIMFLQINDLSFGEQAAELHVDNAEKIGIELYSKYIIPFELTSVLLLVALVGAIVLAKRDDEKEAEDNE, encoded by the coding sequence ATGAATGGTGAGTTGATCTTATTCTTCGTCCTCGCACTCGTGGCAATCGGAAGCGGTGTACTCATGTTGAACCTGACAAAGGTCGTCCATATGGTCATCGCGCTCGTGTTTACGTTTCTATCGATTGCTGGTTTATATATTATGCTATCGGCAGAATTTCTCGCGTTTGTTCAAATCCTGATCTACTCAGGTGCCATTACAATCATCATGTTATTTGGCATTATGCTGACAAGACACGATGATCGAGCCGAAAAAAAGGTATCTTTACCGAAATCGATCATTGTCCTATCAGGTATTGCGGTGTTCTTCGTTATTATGTTCTTACAGATTAATGACCTCAGCTTTGGTGAACAGGCGGCTGAACTGCATGTCGATAACGCAGAGAAAATCGGAATTGAGCTTTACTCGAAATACATCATTCCATTTGAATTGACGTCCGTTCTGTTACTCGTTGCCTTAGTCGGCGCAATTGTTCTTGCAAAACGGGATGATGAGAAGGAGGCAGAGGACAATGAGTAG
- the nuoI gene encoding NADH-quinone oxidoreductase subunit NuoI, with the protein MKGLVKGLKYTLKNLTKQNVTTSYPDEPIEMPDRFRGIQKFYPEKCIVCNQCANICPTDCIELTGKKHPDPNKKGKIIDTYDINFEICILCDLCTEVCPTEAIVMTNNFELAEYSRDELFKNLEWLDENDRNVRRENKA; encoded by the coding sequence ATGAAAGGACTCGTAAAAGGGTTAAAATACACACTCAAAAACTTAACGAAACAGAACGTTACGACGTCATATCCGGACGAACCGATTGAAATGCCAGACCGTTTCCGCGGCATCCAGAAGTTTTATCCGGAGAAATGCATCGTCTGTAACCAATGTGCCAACATCTGTCCGACGGATTGTATCGAGCTGACTGGTAAGAAGCATCCGGACCCGAATAAAAAAGGGAAAATCATCGATACGTATGATATCAATTTCGAGATTTGTATTCTTTGCGATTTATGTACAGAGGTTTGTCCGACAGAAGCGATTGTCATGACGAACAATTTTGAGCTTGCAGAATATAGCCGCGATGAGCTGTTCAAAAATCTAGAATGGCTCGATGAAAATGATCGGAATGTACGAAGGGAGAATAAGGCATGA
- a CDS encoding NADH-quinone oxidoreductase subunit C — MSDQEKPFSEMNEEEKAEAKRKAVEEAKRKAAEKKAAKEAASEKPAEKPFSEMNEEEKAEAKRKAVEEAKRKAAEKKAAKEATSEKPAEKPFSEMNEEEKAEAKRKAVEEAKRKAAEKKAAKEAATEKPAEKPFSEMNEEEKAEAKRKAVEEAKRKATEKKAAKEAEESPSEGAPADEKAKAAAKAKAAAAAKAKAAAAAKAKASGGSATDDEKAKAKAAAVAKAKAAAAAKAKASGGGATDDEKAKAIAAAKAKAKAAAAAKAKQGAGASPTEDEPAEEKPSTNQPLLDKYVKVIKDNLGDDILEDSYINRLAKDVPTLVAKHDQYYKLAEFMKYNEQFDFEYVSELHGTDFETHMEIYTHLFSFKNNQPVALKVKVDRDKPEVASLAPLWPGANWPEREAFDLLGIHFTGHPNMTRILMPDDWVGHPMRKDYEPYDVEV, encoded by the coding sequence ATGAGCGATCAAGAAAAGCCGTTCTCCGAAATGAACGAAGAAGAGAAAGCGGAAGCGAAGCGTAAAGCAGTAGAAGAGGCGAAACGGAAAGCTGCGGAGAAGAAGGCAGCAAAGGAAGCAGCCTCAGAAAAACCAGCGGAAAAACCGTTCTCTGAAATGAACGAAGAAGAGAAAGCGGAAGCGAAGCGAAAAGCGGTAGAAGAGGCGAAACGAAAAGCTGCTGAGAAAAAAGCAGCAAAGGAAGCAACCTCAGAAAAACCAGCGGAAAAACCGTTCTCTGAAATGAACGAGGAAGAGAAAGCGGAAGCGAAGCGTAAAGCAGTAGAAGAGGCAAAACGGAAGGCTGCGGAGAAGAAGGCAGCAAAGGAAGCAGCCACTGAAAAACCAGCGGAAAAACCGTTCTCAGAAATGAACGAAGAAGAGAAGGCGGAAGCGAAGCGAAAAGCGGTAGAAGAGGCGAAACGAAAAGCTACTGAGAAAAAAGCAGCTAAAGAAGCTGAAGAATCACCAAGTGAAGGCGCCCCAGCTGACGAAAAGGCGAAGGCTGCAGCCAAGGCGAAAGCAGCCGCAGCAGCCAAAGCAAAAGCCGCTGCTGCCGCGAAAGCGAAGGCATCAGGTGGATCAGCAACGGACGATGAAAAAGCTAAGGCGAAGGCAGCCGCTGTAGCCAAGGCAAAAGCAGCTGCTGCCGCAAAGGCAAAAGCATCAGGCGGAGGAGCAACGGACGACGAAAAAGCGAAGGCGATTGCCGCTGCTAAGGCAAAAGCAAAGGCGGCCGCTGCCGCAAAAGCGAAGCAAGGCGCAGGTGCTAGCCCAACAGAAGATGAACCAGCAGAAGAAAAGCCATCAACCAATCAACCCCTCTTAGACAAATACGTCAAGGTGATCAAGGACAATCTTGGCGATGACATCCTAGAAGATTCATATATTAACCGATTGGCAAAGGACGTACCAACACTTGTTGCCAAGCACGACCAATACTATAAACTAGCAGAATTCATGAAGTACAATGAACAGTTTGATTTTGAATATGTAAGTGAACTGCACGGTACTGATTTTGAAACACATATGGAAATCTATACCCATCTCTTCTCATTTAAAAACAACCAGCCCGTCGCGCTGAAAGTAAAGGTTGATCGCGACAAGCCTGAAGTGGCATCACTCGCACCGTTATGGCCTGGTGCAAACTGGCCAGAGCGGGAAGCGTTCGACTTACTAGGCATTCATTTTACAGGACATCCAAATATGACGCGCATCCTTATGCCAGATGATTGGGTTGGACACCCGATGCGCAAAGACTATGAACCATACGATGTGGAGGTGTAA
- a CDS encoding F0F1 ATP synthase subunit epsilon produces the protein MKTFTVSVVTPDGPVYEETGAEMVSTKATSGELGILPGHVPLVAPLTINAVRIKKDNNTQTLAVSGGFIEVRPEKVTILAQAAERPGDINVDRAAAAKERAENRLQKSKQEGVDFARAQLALDRAINRINLAGK, from the coding sequence ATGAAGACATTCACAGTAAGTGTCGTCACCCCTGATGGCCCTGTGTATGAAGAGACAGGCGCAGAAATGGTCAGCACGAAAGCCACCAGCGGTGAGCTTGGAATCCTGCCAGGCCACGTTCCGCTCGTAGCTCCGTTAACCATTAATGCAGTTCGCATTAAGAAGGACAACAATACACAGACATTGGCTGTTAGTGGTGGATTTATAGAAGTACGACCTGAAAAGGTTACAATTCTCGCTCAAGCAGCTGAGCGTCCGGGAGACATTAACGTTGACCGTGCAGCAGCAGCGAAAGAGCGTGCAGAGAACCGTCTGCAAAAATCCAAGCAAGAGGGTGTTGACTTCGCACGAGCACAACTAGCGTTGGACCGTGCAATCAACCGAATCAACCTTGCGGGAAAATAA
- a CDS encoding chromate transporter — MIYWHIFLAFFIPGILGYGGGPASIPLVENEVVDRYGWMSTQEFSEVLALGNALPGPIATKMAGYIGFVEGGWLGAVVGVFATIAPSLLLMIILLKVLMKYKESEKVKRMTVTVRPAIAVLLGVMAFQFFQSSYESSGILQTIILLAASYLTLVRFKVHPAIVIAGALVYGGVFL, encoded by the coding sequence ATGATTTACTGGCATATTTTTCTCGCCTTTTTCATTCCAGGGATTCTTGGATATGGTGGTGGACCGGCATCGATTCCATTAGTGGAAAATGAAGTCGTCGACCGATACGGATGGATGTCTACCCAAGAGTTTAGTGAAGTGCTAGCGCTCGGCAATGCATTACCAGGACCGATTGCCACTAAAATGGCGGGCTATATCGGATTCGTAGAAGGTGGTTGGCTCGGTGCTGTCGTCGGTGTTTTCGCAACGATAGCACCTTCCTTACTACTTATGATCATCCTGTTGAAAGTTTTAATGAAGTACAAAGAGTCTGAAAAAGTGAAGCGGATGACGGTGACAGTGCGTCCAGCCATCGCAGTACTGCTCGGTGTTATGGCATTTCAGTTTTTTCAAAGCTCTTATGAAAGCAGCGGTATCTTACAAACGATTATCCTCTTGGCAGCCAGCTATTTAACGCTCGTCCGCTTCAAAGTACATCCAGCGATTGTCATAGCAGGTGCACTCGTTTATGGCGGCGTATTTTTATAG
- a CDS encoding NADH-quinone oxidoreductase subunit D: MIRTEEMLLNVGPQHPSTHGVFRIVLKIDGEIIKEATPVIGYLHRGTEKLAEDLQYTQIIPYTDRMDYLSAMTNNYILCHAVETMMELEIPERADYLRVLVMELGRVASHLVWFGTYLLDIGAMSPFLYAFREREMIINFLNEISGARLTFNYMRVGGVKWDAPEGWIEKVRDFVPHMREQLAGYHDLISGNEIFLNRVKGVGTYTKEDAFAYSLSGANLRCTGVDWDLRKNEPYSLYDRFDFNVPVKDGGDAWTRYQCRMAEIEESLKIIEQAVEQFPSEGEIMAKVPRIIKPPAGETYVRIESPRGEIGCYIASKGKKEPYRLKFRRPSFYNLQILPKLLEGENIANLITILGGIDIVLGEVDG, encoded by the coding sequence ATGATCCGTACTGAAGAAATGTTATTAAATGTTGGACCTCAACATCCAAGTACACACGGCGTGTTTCGGATTGTCCTGAAAATTGATGGAGAAATCATTAAAGAAGCAACACCTGTGATCGGTTACCTCCATCGCGGAACAGAAAAGCTTGCCGAAGATCTGCAATACACACAAATTATTCCTTATACAGACCGAATGGATTACCTTTCGGCGATGACGAACAACTACATCCTCTGTCATGCAGTTGAAACGATGATGGAGCTCGAAATTCCAGAGCGAGCGGATTACCTTCGCGTACTTGTGATGGAACTTGGTAGAGTTGCGAGTCACCTCGTCTGGTTCGGTACATATTTACTTGATATTGGTGCGATGAGTCCGTTCCTGTATGCATTCAGAGAGCGGGAAATGATCATCAACTTTTTAAACGAAATTTCTGGTGCAAGACTGACGTTCAACTACATGCGTGTTGGGGGCGTTAAGTGGGATGCGCCAGAAGGTTGGATTGAGAAAGTCCGAGATTTCGTACCGCATATGCGTGAACAGCTTGCGGGTTACCACGATCTGATTAGTGGCAACGAAATTTTCTTGAATCGTGTAAAAGGTGTCGGCACATATACGAAGGAAGATGCTTTTGCTTACTCATTAAGTGGTGCAAACCTACGTTGCACAGGCGTCGATTGGGATCTTCGGAAAAACGAGCCGTATTCCTTGTACGACCGCTTCGATTTTAATGTTCCTGTCAAGGATGGTGGAGATGCGTGGACGCGCTATCAATGCCGAATGGCTGAAATCGAAGAATCGTTAAAAATTATCGAACAAGCAGTAGAGCAGTTTCCATCTGAAGGTGAGATTATGGCAAAAGTGCCAAGAATCATCAAGCCGCCAGCAGGTGAAACATACGTCCGCATAGAATCTCCACGCGGAGAAATTGGATGCTATATCGCTTCAAAAGGAAAAAAGGAACCTTATCGATTGAAGTTCCGACGACCGTCCTTCTATAACCTGCAAATTTTACCGAAGCTTTTAGAAGGGGAAAATATCGCAAACTTAATCACCATTCTCGGTGGGATCGATATCGTACTCGGGGAGGTTGACGGCTAA
- the nuoH gene encoding NADH-quinone oxidoreductase subunit NuoH gives MIQDLLYSAPSYLNTLIFFALGAGLLMMVLGFVTYAILAERKVIGFMQLRVGPNRVGGPLGLLQTVADVLKLLLKEDTIPKAADRPLFILAPVIAFAPAFMVLAVIPFSESLRFSDIGIGLLYYIAISGISTVGILMGGWASNNKYALLGGMRSAAQMISYEVPLVMSVIGIILLTGSLNLVEIVEAQQNLAYLFVQPLAFFIFIIASVAELNRTPFDLPEAESELVAGYHVEYSGFRWAFFMLTEYVYLFAMASITTILFLGGWNPIPFLDFIPGVIWFAIKFSFIVFVMIWIRATLPRLRADQLMSFGWKVLLPLALLNIFISAVIKEIWF, from the coding sequence ATGATCCAAGATCTTCTCTATTCAGCACCTTCCTACTTGAATACGTTGATCTTTTTCGCCTTAGGTGCAGGACTTCTCATGATGGTACTTGGTTTCGTTACGTACGCGATTTTAGCAGAGCGTAAAGTCATCGGTTTCATGCAACTACGTGTCGGACCGAACCGTGTCGGTGGTCCACTCGGATTACTGCAAACGGTCGCTGATGTACTGAAGCTTTTATTAAAGGAAGACACAATACCAAAAGCGGCAGACAGACCATTGTTCATTCTCGCACCAGTCATTGCGTTCGCTCCAGCATTCATGGTGCTTGCTGTCATCCCGTTTTCCGAATCACTCAGGTTCTCTGATATCGGAATCGGATTACTCTATTACATTGCGATTTCCGGTATATCCACTGTTGGGATCTTGATGGGTGGATGGGCATCGAATAATAAGTATGCACTTCTCGGGGGCATGCGTTCAGCAGCTCAAATGATTTCATACGAAGTCCCGCTCGTCATGTCGGTGATTGGTATTATTTTACTTACCGGTAGCTTGAATCTTGTTGAAATCGTTGAAGCACAGCAGAACTTAGCTTACTTATTCGTTCAACCGCTTGCATTTTTCATCTTTATCATCGCTTCAGTCGCGGAATTGAACCGAACACCATTTGATTTACCAGAGGCCGAGTCGGAGCTTGTTGCCGGTTACCATGTCGAGTACTCTGGGTTCAGGTGGGCGTTCTTCATGCTCACTGAATACGTCTACTTGTTTGCAATGGCATCGATCACGACGATTCTTTTCTTAGGTGGATGGAACCCAATTCCTTTCCTAGACTTCATACCTGGCGTCATCTGGTTTGCAATCAAGTTCAGTTTCATCGTGTTCGTCATGATTTGGATCCGAGCAACTTTACCACGTCTACGAGCGGATCAGCTCATGTCATTTGGATGGAAAGTGCTCTTACCGTTAGCGTTACTGAACATTTTCATAAGCGCGGTTATCAAGGAAATCTGGTTCTAA
- a CDS encoding NuoB/complex I 20 kDa subunit family protein, translating to MDVRLEDISPQDHQELQKNVFFVTLEQVKAWARSNSLWPLTFGLACCAIEMMGTGASHYDLDRFGSIFRTSPRQSDVMIVSGTVTKKMAPVLKRLYDQMPEPKWVIAMGSCATAGGPYIKSYAVVKGVDQIVPVDVYIPGCPPNPAALIYGINKLQEKIRYEAKTGKRVTDQ from the coding sequence ATGGATGTAAGACTAGAAGATATCTCCCCACAAGACCATCAAGAGCTTCAAAAGAATGTATTCTTTGTCACGCTCGAGCAAGTGAAGGCATGGGCTAGAAGTAACTCGCTGTGGCCGCTCACGTTCGGGTTAGCTTGCTGTGCCATTGAAATGATGGGGACAGGTGCGTCACATTATGACCTTGACCGTTTCGGATCGATTTTCCGCACATCACCGCGCCAATCGGACGTGATGATCGTTTCAGGTACAGTTACAAAGAAGATGGCACCAGTTCTAAAGCGACTTTATGATCAAATGCCAGAACCGAAATGGGTTATCGCCATGGGTTCTTGCGCAACAGCAGGTGGACCATACATAAAATCTTATGCAGTTGTAAAAGGGGTCGATCAAATCGTCCCTGTTGATGTGTATATTCCAGGATGCCCGCCAAATCCGGCGGCTTTAATCTATGGAATCAATAAATTACAAGAAAAAATCCGCTATGAAGCTAAGACTGGGAAGCGGGTGACGGATCAATGA
- a CDS encoding chromate transporter: MKNKQLSLFLAFFRVGIFGYGGGPSSIPLIHKEVVEHYRWFTDEEFGDLLALGNTLPGPIATKLAGYIGFRVAGVIGMINAVMATILPSIIAMIVLLTTLTMYKDKPWVQGMTNAVIPVVGFMLAQLTWQFTKKSKAGLGWTQAIVIIVLSVILMEVLNLHPGIMIGLLLGYALLGKNRREVA; encoded by the coding sequence ATGAAGAACAAACAGCTTTCATTGTTTCTCGCCTTTTTTCGAGTCGGTATTTTCGGTTATGGCGGTGGACCATCGTCCATTCCGCTCATACATAAGGAAGTTGTTGAGCACTATCGTTGGTTTACCGATGAAGAATTTGGAGATTTACTCGCACTCGGAAACACACTCCCAGGACCGATTGCGACCAAACTTGCTGGTTACATCGGCTTTCGGGTGGCTGGTGTGATAGGCATGATCAACGCAGTTATGGCAACGATTTTACCATCTATTATTGCGATGATTGTCCTCCTTACCACATTAACGATGTACAAAGATAAGCCTTGGGTCCAAGGGATGACGAATGCGGTTATTCCTGTCGTTGGCTTTATGCTCGCTCAGCTCACTTGGCAGTTTACGAAAAAATCGAAAGCAGGTCTCGGATGGACACAAGCCATCGTCATCATCGTGCTTTCAGTTATTTTGATGGAAGTCCTGAACCTCCACCCAGGTATTATGATCGGGCTGTTACTCGGATACGCACTTCTCGGTAAGAATCGGAGGGAGGTAGCATGA
- the atpD gene encoding F0F1 ATP synthase subunit beta, with translation MNKGRITQVMGPVVDVQFDSGSLPEIYNALKVQNTEGEKAIELTLEVSLHLGDDTVRTVAMASTDGVVRGMEALDTGSPISVPVGDVTLGRVFNVLGEKIDLDEELAAGIQRDPIHREAPKFDELTTKTEILETGIKVVDLLAPYVKGGKIGLFGGAGVGKTVLIQELINNIAQEHGGISVFAGVGERTREGNDLYYEMKDSGVINKTAMVFGQMNEPPGARQRVALTGLTMAEHFRDEQGQDVLFFIDNIFRFTQAGSEVSALLGRMPSAVGYQPTLATEMGQLQERITSTKKGSVTSIQAIYVPADDYTDPAPATTFAHLDATTNLERKLSEMGIYPAVDPLASTSRALAPEIVGEEHYNVAREVQQTLQRYKELQDIIAILGMDELSDEDKMTVSRARRIQFFLSQNFHVAEQFTGQKGSYVPVKETISGFREILDGKHDDVPEDAFRLVGRIEEVVAKAEQMA, from the coding sequence ATGAACAAAGGACGCATCACTCAAGTCATGGGTCCAGTCGTCGACGTACAATTCGACAGCGGGAGCCTACCTGAGATTTATAATGCACTTAAAGTCCAAAACACTGAGGGAGAGAAAGCGATTGAGCTGACTCTTGAAGTTTCACTTCACCTTGGTGATGATACTGTTCGTACCGTCGCAATGGCATCTACCGACGGAGTTGTAAGAGGAATGGAAGCACTCGATACTGGATCTCCAATCTCGGTACCAGTCGGTGACGTAACATTAGGTCGTGTTTTCAACGTATTAGGTGAAAAGATTGACCTTGATGAAGAATTGGCAGCGGGTATTCAACGTGACCCAATCCACCGTGAAGCACCGAAATTCGACGAACTTACAACAAAAACTGAAATCCTTGAAACAGGGATTAAAGTCGTTGACCTTCTTGCACCATACGTAAAGGGTGGTAAGATCGGTTTGTTCGGAGGAGCTGGAGTAGGTAAGACAGTTCTAATCCAGGAGCTAATCAACAACATCGCACAAGAACACGGTGGTATTTCCGTATTCGCAGGTGTTGGTGAGCGTACACGTGAAGGTAATGACCTTTACTACGAAATGAAAGATTCCGGTGTAATCAACAAGACAGCAATGGTATTCGGTCAAATGAACGAACCACCAGGAGCTCGTCAACGTGTTGCATTGACTGGACTTACTATGGCGGAACATTTCCGTGATGAGCAAGGACAAGACGTATTGTTCTTCATCGATAACATTTTCCGATTCACACAAGCAGGTTCTGAGGTATCCGCACTTCTTGGACGTATGCCTTCAGCGGTTGGTTATCAGCCGACACTTGCTACTGAAATGGGTCAATTGCAAGAGCGTATTACATCAACGAAAAAAGGTTCTGTAACGTCTATCCAGGCGATCTACGTACCTGCCGATGACTACACTGACCCAGCACCAGCAACAACTTTCGCTCACTTGGATGCAACAACGAACCTTGAGCGTAAGCTTTCTGAAATGGGTATCTACCCAGCGGTGGATCCACTTGCTTCAACTTCTCGTGCACTTGCACCTGAAATTGTTGGAGAAGAGCACTACAACGTTGCGCGTGAAGTTCAACAAACACTTCAGCGTTATAAAGAACTTCAAGATATCATCGCAATCCTAGGAATGGATGAGTTGAGTGACGAAGACAAGATGACTGTATCACGTGCACGTCGTATCCAGTTCTTCTTATCTCAAAACTTCCACGTTGCTGAACAGTTTACAGGACAAAAAGGTTCATACGTACCTGTAAAAGAAACGATCAGCGGATTCCGTGAGATTCTTGATGGTAAGCATGACGACGTTCCAGAAGACGCATTCCGTCTAGTAGGACGCATTGAAGAAGTAGTTGCAAAAGCAGAGCAAATGGCATAA
- a CDS encoding gamma-glutamyltransferase family protein, with amino-acid sequence MNHDYLYNPYPSQRMTTFGKRGMVATSQPLAAQAGLDILKKGGNAIDAAIATAACLTVVEPTSNGIGGDAFALVWVKGKLHGLNASGPSPHSISIEALKEKGINEIPKFGWTPVTVPGAPSAWTALSERFGKLPLTEVLAPAIKYAEDGYPVSPTLGKFWRAAAEHFKNVLNDEEFKHWFETFAPNGKAPEIGEVWRSEGHAATLKEIAETKAESFYRGRIADEIDAFSKHYGGFLRKEDLAAYQPEWVDPIGVDYRGYKVWEIPPNGQGIVTLIALNILKGYEFTGKEYVETYHKQIEAMKLAFTDGLKYVTEGRSMTTSVESLLSNTYAEERRQLIGGQAMQPEPGTPPKGGTVYLATADEEGNMVSFIQSNYMGFGSGLVVPGTGVALQNRGHNFSMDPNHDNALDGGKKTFHTIIPGFLTKGDQPVGPFGVMGGFMQPQGHLQVVMNTVDFHLHPQAALDSPRWQWMEDKKVLVEPSFPNHIAQALARKGHHIQVAMDGGPFGRGQIIWRDPETGVLAGGTESRTDGSVAAW; translated from the coding sequence ATGAATCATGACTATTTATACAATCCATATCCGTCACAGCGGATGACGACCTTTGGGAAAAGAGGAATGGTTGCGACATCGCAACCGTTGGCAGCACAAGCTGGGCTGGATATTTTAAAAAAAGGGGGCAATGCCATTGATGCTGCAATAGCAACCGCGGCATGTCTGACGGTTGTTGAACCAACCTCGAATGGAATTGGCGGAGATGCTTTTGCACTCGTTTGGGTAAAAGGCAAACTCCACGGGCTCAACGCGAGTGGACCATCACCCCATTCGATCTCGATTGAAGCTCTTAAGGAAAAAGGAATCAATGAAATCCCGAAATTCGGTTGGACACCTGTGACAGTGCCAGGTGCGCCATCCGCTTGGACTGCTTTATCCGAGCGTTTCGGAAAGTTACCGCTAACAGAAGTGTTGGCGCCAGCGATTAAATATGCGGAGGACGGATATCCGGTCTCACCAACGCTCGGGAAGTTTTGGAGAGCGGCAGCGGAACACTTTAAAAATGTACTGAATGATGAGGAATTCAAGCATTGGTTTGAGACTTTTGCACCTAACGGAAAAGCACCTGAAATCGGAGAGGTATGGCGTTCTGAAGGTCATGCCGCTACGTTAAAAGAAATTGCTGAAACGAAAGCAGAATCATTTTACCGTGGGAGAATTGCAGACGAAATCGATGCATTTTCCAAACATTACGGTGGTTTTTTGCGTAAAGAAGATCTAGCAGCCTATCAACCAGAATGGGTCGATCCGATCGGTGTTGATTACCGGGGCTACAAAGTTTGGGAGATTCCACCTAACGGACAAGGGATCGTGACACTTATAGCGCTCAACATTCTAAAGGGTTACGAGTTTACCGGAAAAGAGTACGTCGAAACGTATCATAAGCAAATCGAAGCTATGAAACTCGCATTTACGGATGGGCTTAAGTATGTAACGGAAGGTCGGAGTATGACGACATCAGTGGAATCACTTTTATCGAATACATACGCAGAAGAACGTCGTCAATTAATCGGTGGGCAGGCGATGCAACCTGAACCTGGCACGCCTCCAAAAGGCGGAACGGTTTATCTTGCGACTGCAGATGAGGAAGGCAACATGGTTTCTTTCATTCAAAGTAATTACATGGGATTTGGCTCTGGACTCGTCGTTCCTGGTACGGGGGTCGCACTCCAAAATAGAGGTCACAATTTTTCGATGGATCCCAATCATGATAATGCCCTTGATGGCGGAAAAAAGACATTTCACACAATTATTCCAGGATTTTTGACAAAAGGAGATCAGCCAGTCGGCCCGTTCGGTGTTATGGGTGGTTTCATGCAACCGCAAGGCCATCTACAAGTTGTTATGAACACCGTCGATTTCCACCTTCATCCACAGGCCGCACTCGACTCACCGAGATGGCAATGGATGGAGGATAAGAAGGTTCTCGTTGAGCCCAGCTTTCCGAACCATATTGCTCAAGCGTTAGCGAGAAAAGGACACCACATCCAAGTGGCGATGGATGGTGGACCGTTTGGACGAGGACAAATCATTTGGCGCGATCCTGAGACGGGCGTTTTAGCTGGGGGAACGGAATCTAGAACAGATGGCAGTGTCGCTGCTTGGTGA
- a CDS encoding NADH-quinone oxidoreductase subunit A — protein sequence MELYHLYQNNYLVVLMFLLLGILLPVVALTAGKLLRPSKPTKEKQTTYESGIEPFHQSWVQYNVRYYIFALLFVIFDVETVFLYPWAVAYEKLGIFALIEMTIFIIMLLIGLIYAWKKKVLKWM from the coding sequence ATGGAGCTCTATCACTTGTATCAAAACAATTATCTGGTCGTCCTCATGTTCCTGCTCTTAGGAATCCTTTTACCTGTTGTCGCTTTGACAGCTGGGAAACTATTACGACCATCGAAACCGACCAAAGAAAAGCAGACAACCTATGAAAGTGGTATCGAGCCCTTTCATCAAAGCTGGGTTCAATACAATGTTCGTTATTATATCTTCGCTCTATTATTCGTTATTTTCGATGTAGAGACCGTTTTCTTATACCCTTGGGCTGTCGCGTATGAAAAGCTCGGGATTTTTGCATTGATTGAAATGACGATCTTCATCATCATGTTGTTGATCGGACTCATCTATGCGTGGAAAAAGAAGGTGCTAAAATGGATGTAA